A portion of the Etheostoma cragini isolate CJK2018 chromosome 13, CSU_Ecrag_1.0, whole genome shotgun sequence genome contains these proteins:
- the LOC117955309 gene encoding carbohydrate-responsive element-binding protein-like isoform X2, producing MADQGRVCPAGQSQLQDSSDSDSEARVAGLGPCSGSIPYTQVIHSGHFMVSSPHSDSAPRGRNSGGSMTYDFDTVNRTWCQTYRYGPQSSGSLSIDPTLTRLFDCMSLAYSGKIVSPKWKSFKGLRLLWRDKIRLNNAIWRAWFIQYVEKRKNPVCGFVTPLEGSEADAHRKPEAIVLEGSYWKRRIEVVIKEYHKWRIYYKKRLQKKKDDILSMLQEGQICQAKLERWSNQMYQEPEAAPVEVHMFDLDCLLSDISDTLFTMTQKPCPWAGDRHDTYTSNADIIQPGLTPLQPNLEDFMDIPDIFMNYRGQPTEHVGFADCGYFESSSSTAFGPLPPPVVTTPQLLLDTQLAQTNLSSGSLPQPSSSSTRPDQTGPGQGCGEYHTSSIITGSSLYGHQSYPAPPVSIAFTPGIEQPASSSIPFLYPPPCHKFGFYTTTSVTPTVITHTASTMGVQGSVHQAHGYPHTGDTYPQTPCHSLSYPAAVSDPAPPAPAAPAAHCFSVPEQVAGTGLRGKHKQKTGGARTAGPSVPLSGPPSTPPTPTSCLAKLLSSSARERKPSLGFDATPVPAKGRRSSSPISTSSSSTRVGGASSQLQQGAAWPAVLTPLHSQSAPPGPSGPHVSTSRGLAVSALLSHSATHTGPALLIPKTEKLSPVQLYSTDRGSLSVTFPGHPGPASPANPLDKTSTPESPHSCFSVQGKVESSKQTETRRITHISAEQKRRFNIKLGFDTLHNLVTTLSSQPSIKISKATTLQKTAEYIGKMQQERAQLHDEAQRLREEIQLLNSAINACQQQLPATGVPITRQRFDHMRQRFREYVQAQTLRNWKFWIFSIIIEPLFESYNGMVSTASVEDLCRSTLSWLDQHCSLPALRPMVLSSLRLLSTTTAILTDPSLLPEQATLAVTQGNPAAALDHSSQPAPRDNVHPM from the exons ATGGCGGACCAAGGGAGAGTGTGTCCCGCTGGACAGAGCCAGCTCCAGGACTCCTCAGACTCGGACTCGGAGGCTCGGGTGGCAGGTCTGGGGCCGTGCTCCGGCTCCATCCCCTACACCCAGGTCATCCACAGCGGGCACTTCATGGTGTCGTCCCCCCACAGCGACTCCGCGCCGCGCGGGAGGAACAGCGGGGGATCGATGACATATGACTTCGACACGGTGAACCGGACGTGGTGCCAGACGTACCGGTACGGCCCGCAGAGCTCCGGGAGCCTGAGCATCGACCCCACTCTCACCCGCCTGTTTGACTGCATGTCCCTGGCCTACAG tgGTAAGATAGTCTCTCCCAAGTGGAAGTCTTTTAAGGGTCTGCGTTTGCTGTGGAGGGATAAGATCCGTCTGAACAATGCGATCTGGAGAGCCTGGTTCATCCAGT atgtggagaagaggaagaaccCAGTGTGTGGCTTTGTCACGCCGCTGGAGGGCTCGGAGGCCGATGCACATCGAAAGCCTGAA GCGATTGTCTTAGAGGGCAGCTACTGGAAGAGAAGGATCGAGGTGGTGATCAAGGAGTATCACAAGTGGAGGATTTACTACAAGAAGAGG CTTCAGAAAAAGAAGGATGATATTCTATCAATGCTACAAGAG GGTCAGATCTGCCAGGCCAAGCTGGAGAGATGGTCCAATCAGATGTACCAGGAGCCCGAGGCTGCGCCGGTGGAGGTCCACATGTTTGACCTGGACTGCCTTCTTTCCGACATCTCCGACACCCTGTTCACCATGACGCAGAAGCCTTGTCCCTGGGCCGGTGACCGGCACGACA CGTACACAAGCAATGCAGACATAATCCAGCCAGGACTGACTCCACTGCAGCCCAACCTGGAGGATTTCATGGATATACCAg ATATCTTTATGAACTACCGGGGCCAGCCCACTGAGCACGTTGGTTTTGCTGACTGCGGCTATTTTGAGAGTTCATCCAGCACAGCGTTTGGTCCACTCCCCCCCCCTGTGGTAACAACTCCTCAGCTACTTCTGGACACCCAGCTGGCTCAG acTAATCTGTCATCGGGCAGTTTGCCTCAGCCCTCCTCATCCAGCACCCGGCCAGACCAGACCGGGCCGGGCCAGGGTTGTGGTGAATACCACACCTCTAGCATCATAACAGGGTCGAGTTTATACGGACACCAGTCATACCCTGCTCCCCCTGTTTCTATAGCATTCACCCCCGGCATCGAGCAGCCGGCCTCTTCAAGTATTCCTTTCCTCTACCCGCCGCCCTGCCATAAGTTTGGCTTCTACACGACGACCAGCGTGACCCCCACAGTCATCACTCACACCGCCTCCACCATGGGGGTCCAGGGCTCTGTGCACCAGGCTCATGGTTACCCTCACACAGGGGACACATACCCCCAGACTCCGTGCCACTCTCTCAGTTACCCGGCCGCTGTGTCTGACCCGGCCCCCCCGGCCCCCGCGGCCCCCGCGGCCCACTGCTTCTCCGTCCCCGAGCAGGTGGCTGGTACAGGGCTCAGAGGGAAGCACAAGCAGAAGACGGGAGGAGCGAGGACCGCCGGTCCCTCTGTGCCTCTGTCTGGCCCCCCGTCCACTCCACCCACACCCACTAGCTGCCTGGCTAAGCTGCTCTCCTCCAGCGCCCGTGAAC GCAAGCCATCTTTAGGATTTGATGCTACTCCAGTGCCAGCCAAAGGTCGGAGGTCATCATCTCCCATCTCCACG TCAAGCAGCAGCACGCGTGTTGGGGGAGCTTCATCGCAGCTGCAGCAAGGCGCCGCGTGGCCTGCAGTGTTGACTCCTCTGCACAGCCAGAGTGCCCCCCCGGGTCCCAGCGGCCCCCACGTCAGCACCTCCAGAGGCTTGGCGGTGTCGGCCCTGCTCAGCCACAGCGCCACACACACCGGCCCAGCCCTCCTCATTCCCAAGACCGAGAAACTGTCTCCGGTCCAGCTCTACAGCACCGACAGGGGCAGCCTATCAG TGACTTTCCCAGGACATCCAGGCCCAGCGTCACCAGCAAACCCTTTAGATAAGACCTCCACCCCCGAGTCCCCACACTCATGCTTCTCAGTACAGGGAAAGGTAGAATCAAGTAAG CAGACAGAGACCAGGAGGATAACGCACATCTCAGCTGAGCAGAAGAGGCGCTTCAACATCAAACTGGGTTTCGACACGTTACATAACCTGGTGACAACCCTCAGCTCTCAGCCAAGCATAAAG ATCAGCAAAGCCACCACGCTGCAGAAGACGGCCGAGTACATCGGGAAGATGCAGCAGGAGAGAGCTCAGCTGCACGACGAGGCCCAGAGACTCCGAGAGGAGATCCAGCTCCTCAACTCGGCCATCAA TGCGTGCCAGCAGCAGCTTCCAGCCACCGGTGTGCCAATCACACGACAGCGCTTTGACCACATGAGGCAGAGGTTCCGAGAGTACGTCCAGGCACAGACGCTGCGAAACTGGAAGTTCTGGATC TTCAGCATCATCATCGAGCCGCTGTTTGAGTCCTATAATGGAATGGTCTCCACTGCCAGTGTGGAGGACCTGTGTCGGTCCACTCTGTCCTGGCTGGACCAGCACTGTTCCCTGCCCGCCCTGAGACCCA TGGTTCTGAGTTCACTCCGTCTCCTGAGTACCACCACGGCCATCCTGACAGACCCCAGCCTCCTGCCGGAGCAGGCCACCCTCGCTGTCACCCAGGGCAACCCCGCTGCTGCCCTGGACCACTCCTCACAGCCCGCCCCTCGGGACAATGTACACCCCATGTGA
- the LOC117955309 gene encoding carbohydrate-responsive element-binding protein-like isoform X1, whose protein sequence is MADQGRVCPAGQSQLQDSSDSDSEARVAGLGPCSGSIPYTQVIHSGHFMVSSPHSDSAPRGRNSGGSMTYDFDTVNRTWCQTYRYGPQSSGSLSIDPTLTRLFDCMSLAYSGKIVSPKWKSFKGLRLLWRDKIRLNNAIWRAWFIQYVEKRKNPVCGFVTPLEGSEADAHRKPEAIVLEGSYWKRRIEVVIKEYHKWRIYYKKRLQKKKDDILSMLQEGQICQAKLERWSNQMYQEPEAAPVEVHMFDLDCLLSDISDTLFTMTQKPCPWAGDRHDTYTSNADIIQPGLTPLQPNLEDFMDIPDIFMNYRGQPTEHVGFADCGYFESSSSTAFGPLPPPVVTTPQLLLDTQLAQTNLSSGSLPQPSSSSTRPDQTGPGQGCGEYHTSSIITGSSLYGHQSYPAPPVSIAFTPGIEQPASSSIPFLYPPPCHKFGFYTTTSVTPTVITHTASTMGVQGSVHQAHGYPHTGDTYPQTPCHSLSYPAAVSDPAPPAPAAPAAHCFSVPEQVAGTGLRGKHKQKTGGARTAGPSVPLSGPPSTPPTPTSCLAKLLSSSARERKPSLGFDATPVPAKGRRSSSPISTQSSSSTRVGGASSQLQQGAAWPAVLTPLHSQSAPPGPSGPHVSTSRGLAVSALLSHSATHTGPALLIPKTEKLSPVQLYSTDRGSLSVTFPGHPGPASPANPLDKTSTPESPHSCFSVQGKVESSKQTETRRITHISAEQKRRFNIKLGFDTLHNLVTTLSSQPSIKISKATTLQKTAEYIGKMQQERAQLHDEAQRLREEIQLLNSAINACQQQLPATGVPITRQRFDHMRQRFREYVQAQTLRNWKFWIFSIIIEPLFESYNGMVSTASVEDLCRSTLSWLDQHCSLPALRPMVLSSLRLLSTTTAILTDPSLLPEQATLAVTQGNPAAALDHSSQPAPRDNVHPM, encoded by the exons ATGGCGGACCAAGGGAGAGTGTGTCCCGCTGGACAGAGCCAGCTCCAGGACTCCTCAGACTCGGACTCGGAGGCTCGGGTGGCAGGTCTGGGGCCGTGCTCCGGCTCCATCCCCTACACCCAGGTCATCCACAGCGGGCACTTCATGGTGTCGTCCCCCCACAGCGACTCCGCGCCGCGCGGGAGGAACAGCGGGGGATCGATGACATATGACTTCGACACGGTGAACCGGACGTGGTGCCAGACGTACCGGTACGGCCCGCAGAGCTCCGGGAGCCTGAGCATCGACCCCACTCTCACCCGCCTGTTTGACTGCATGTCCCTGGCCTACAG tgGTAAGATAGTCTCTCCCAAGTGGAAGTCTTTTAAGGGTCTGCGTTTGCTGTGGAGGGATAAGATCCGTCTGAACAATGCGATCTGGAGAGCCTGGTTCATCCAGT atgtggagaagaggaagaaccCAGTGTGTGGCTTTGTCACGCCGCTGGAGGGCTCGGAGGCCGATGCACATCGAAAGCCTGAA GCGATTGTCTTAGAGGGCAGCTACTGGAAGAGAAGGATCGAGGTGGTGATCAAGGAGTATCACAAGTGGAGGATTTACTACAAGAAGAGG CTTCAGAAAAAGAAGGATGATATTCTATCAATGCTACAAGAG GGTCAGATCTGCCAGGCCAAGCTGGAGAGATGGTCCAATCAGATGTACCAGGAGCCCGAGGCTGCGCCGGTGGAGGTCCACATGTTTGACCTGGACTGCCTTCTTTCCGACATCTCCGACACCCTGTTCACCATGACGCAGAAGCCTTGTCCCTGGGCCGGTGACCGGCACGACA CGTACACAAGCAATGCAGACATAATCCAGCCAGGACTGACTCCACTGCAGCCCAACCTGGAGGATTTCATGGATATACCAg ATATCTTTATGAACTACCGGGGCCAGCCCACTGAGCACGTTGGTTTTGCTGACTGCGGCTATTTTGAGAGTTCATCCAGCACAGCGTTTGGTCCACTCCCCCCCCCTGTGGTAACAACTCCTCAGCTACTTCTGGACACCCAGCTGGCTCAG acTAATCTGTCATCGGGCAGTTTGCCTCAGCCCTCCTCATCCAGCACCCGGCCAGACCAGACCGGGCCGGGCCAGGGTTGTGGTGAATACCACACCTCTAGCATCATAACAGGGTCGAGTTTATACGGACACCAGTCATACCCTGCTCCCCCTGTTTCTATAGCATTCACCCCCGGCATCGAGCAGCCGGCCTCTTCAAGTATTCCTTTCCTCTACCCGCCGCCCTGCCATAAGTTTGGCTTCTACACGACGACCAGCGTGACCCCCACAGTCATCACTCACACCGCCTCCACCATGGGGGTCCAGGGCTCTGTGCACCAGGCTCATGGTTACCCTCACACAGGGGACACATACCCCCAGACTCCGTGCCACTCTCTCAGTTACCCGGCCGCTGTGTCTGACCCGGCCCCCCCGGCCCCCGCGGCCCCCGCGGCCCACTGCTTCTCCGTCCCCGAGCAGGTGGCTGGTACAGGGCTCAGAGGGAAGCACAAGCAGAAGACGGGAGGAGCGAGGACCGCCGGTCCCTCTGTGCCTCTGTCTGGCCCCCCGTCCACTCCACCCACACCCACTAGCTGCCTGGCTAAGCTGCTCTCCTCCAGCGCCCGTGAAC GCAAGCCATCTTTAGGATTTGATGCTACTCCAGTGCCAGCCAAAGGTCGGAGGTCATCATCTCCCATCTCCACG caGTCAAGCAGCAGCACGCGTGTTGGGGGAGCTTCATCGCAGCTGCAGCAAGGCGCCGCGTGGCCTGCAGTGTTGACTCCTCTGCACAGCCAGAGTGCCCCCCCGGGTCCCAGCGGCCCCCACGTCAGCACCTCCAGAGGCTTGGCGGTGTCGGCCCTGCTCAGCCACAGCGCCACACACACCGGCCCAGCCCTCCTCATTCCCAAGACCGAGAAACTGTCTCCGGTCCAGCTCTACAGCACCGACAGGGGCAGCCTATCAG TGACTTTCCCAGGACATCCAGGCCCAGCGTCACCAGCAAACCCTTTAGATAAGACCTCCACCCCCGAGTCCCCACACTCATGCTTCTCAGTACAGGGAAAGGTAGAATCAAGTAAG CAGACAGAGACCAGGAGGATAACGCACATCTCAGCTGAGCAGAAGAGGCGCTTCAACATCAAACTGGGTTTCGACACGTTACATAACCTGGTGACAACCCTCAGCTCTCAGCCAAGCATAAAG ATCAGCAAAGCCACCACGCTGCAGAAGACGGCCGAGTACATCGGGAAGATGCAGCAGGAGAGAGCTCAGCTGCACGACGAGGCCCAGAGACTCCGAGAGGAGATCCAGCTCCTCAACTCGGCCATCAA TGCGTGCCAGCAGCAGCTTCCAGCCACCGGTGTGCCAATCACACGACAGCGCTTTGACCACATGAGGCAGAGGTTCCGAGAGTACGTCCAGGCACAGACGCTGCGAAACTGGAAGTTCTGGATC TTCAGCATCATCATCGAGCCGCTGTTTGAGTCCTATAATGGAATGGTCTCCACTGCCAGTGTGGAGGACCTGTGTCGGTCCACTCTGTCCTGGCTGGACCAGCACTGTTCCCTGCCCGCCCTGAGACCCA TGGTTCTGAGTTCACTCCGTCTCCTGAGTACCACCACGGCCATCCTGACAGACCCCAGCCTCCTGCCGGAGCAGGCCACCCTCGCTGTCACCCAGGGCAACCCCGCTGCTGCCCTGGACCACTCCTCACAGCCCGCCCCTCGGGACAATGTACACCCCATGTGA
- the c1qbp gene encoding complement component 1 Q subcomponent-binding protein, mitochondrial: MLKSVVRAVGAAVRLSSATTSTARALPLGCPTLRSPSSATTRPFTRSLWMLNNNGASSGYRPKLFRSQMLNPSVSCGCGGLHTEGDKAFGDFLSDEIKEERKIQKSKVLPKMSGGWELEMNGTEAKLTRSVAGEKITVTFNVNNSIPPNFEEEAEQGQQKSAEEEADIVSTPNFVVDVTKQGAKHSLVFDCHFPEDEMSHGEGEEESDIFAIREVSFQPEGDSEWKETSYTLNTDSLDWALYDHLMDFLADRGIDNTFADELTELSTAVEHQEYIKFLEDLQGFIKCN; the protein is encoded by the exons ATGCTAAAGTCAGTCGTCCGCGCGGTGGGAGCCGCGGTTCGCCTTTCTTCAGCCACCACGTCCACAGCCAGGGCTCTGCCACTCGGCTGCCCGACACTGCGCTCTCCAAGCTCGGCCACAACTCGGCCCTTCACCCGCTCCCTCTGGATGCTGAACAACAACGGAGCCTCGTCAGGATACAGGCCCAAACTGTTTAGGTCACAAATGTTGAATCCCTCGGTGTCGTGTGGATGTGGAGGACTGCACACGGAAG GTGACAAAGCATTTGGTGATTTCCTGTCTGATGAaatcaaagaggagaggaagatcCAGAAAAGCAAAGTTCTTCCTAAGATGTCTGGAGGATGGGAACTGGAGATGAACGGCACAGAGGCTAAACTCACGAGGAGTGTTGCTGGAGAAAA AATCACGGTCACATTCAACGTCAATAACAGCATTCCTCCCAACTTTGAGGAAGAGGCAGAACAGGGACAGCAGAAGTCAGCCGAAGAAGAG GCAGATATTGTGTCGACACCCAACTTTGTTGTTGATGTAACAAAACAGGGTGCCAAACATTCCTTGGTGTTTGACTGCCATTTTCCTGAAGACGAG ATGAGCCATGgtgaaggagaagaggaaagcGACATATTTGCCATTCGTGAGGTCAGTTTCCAGCCTGAGGGAGACTCCGAGTGGAAGGAGACCAGCTACACACTCAACACAGACTCTCTGGACTGG GCTCTGTATGACCACCTGATGGACTTCCTGGCTGACCGGGGGATCGACAACACCTTCGCTGATGAGCTGACTGAGCTGAGCACCGCCGTCGAGCATCAAGAGTACATCAAGTTCCTGGAAGACCTTCAAGGCTTCATCAAATGTAACTAA